In Malus sylvestris chromosome 16, drMalSylv7.2, whole genome shotgun sequence, the following are encoded in one genomic region:
- the LOC126607168 gene encoding spore wall protein 2-like, which translates to MAHEKDILDRKIWRKIEELTTVVEELIKDAKTKVVEESNEKEEGSEKEYEEEGGEEDSEKEGGEEEGKEEGEEPNEGEREEKTEADAKDEDREVPDGEESEKSRGNDGEDRGKAIELEEKEEGLKLVHGTGDWDSPKNICVKLVKLLEEAVAGRYKDINGSDDEYDVVVSLLMGSI; encoded by the coding sequence ATGGCACATGAGAAAGATATATTAGACAGGAAAATATGGAGAAAGATCGAAGAGTTAACCACAGTTGTGGAAGAATTAATAAAGGACGCTAAGACAAAAGTGGTGGAGGAGTCCAATGAGAAAGAAGAAGGCAGTGAGAAAGAATATGAGGAAGAGGGTGGTGAGGAAGACAGTGAGAAAGAAGGTGGTGAGGAAGAAGGCAAGGAAGAAGGTGAGGAACCGAACGAGGGAGAAAGGGAGGAGAAAACGGAGGCcgatgcaaaggatgaagataGGGAAGTTCCTGATGGGGAAGAAAGTGAGAAATCGAGAGGGAATGATGGTGAGGACAGAGGGAAGGCCATTGAgttggaagaaaaagaagagggttTGAAGCTAGTACACGGGACTGGTGATTGGGACAGTCCTAAAAATATTTGTGTAAAACTTGTTAAGTTACTAGAAGAAGCAGTTGCAGGCCGGTACAAGGACATTAATGGTTCCGATGATGAATATGACGTAGTGGTATCATTGTTGATGGGGAGCATTTAG